The Bacteroidota bacterium nucleotide sequence ACACAGCATCCAACCGAAAACAATATACAAGACAGTTGACGAGATAATTGCCAGTACGGCCGTCGCCGATGTTAAAGCAGCGAGAGATGATAGACGGGAGCGGGCGAAAATTCCGATCATTGCTGAATCAATAATCCGCTATCTTACTAAAGACCAGCGTAAAGATATGATTGAAGAATTATATACGACAATGCGTGCAGCGGCAAAAGATTTAGAATTCGAGCGCGCAGCTCAATTGCGAGATGAAATAAATCGACTTGAAATAATGAAATGAAATAAACAGGGAATCACGATGTTATTGAAGCAGAATTTACTGAAACCGATTCTTGATTTTATATTCCCGCCTGTTTGTTTTTTGTGCCAAAAAATTATTGATGATGGTGATGGAAAGATTTGCACTGAATGCTGGAATAGTTTTACAGTGGTTAGCGATACACATCCTGATTATATAATTTTGCAGAATCGTTTCACATCGGGTGGAGTCATTGAAGATTTTACTTCACCTTTTTTGTTTGAAAAAGAGGGAAAGTTTCAGGAGGCAATACATCTCTTAAAATATAAGGGAATAAAATCAGTCGGATTAAAATTAGGATTGGCAGTGGTGGAGAAGATTAATCAAAATAGCTTCGGAACAATTGATATAGTTGCCCCTGTACCACTTCATAAATTGAAATTGCGGGAGCGAGGTTACAACCAAACTGATTTTATCTGCAAAGGAATTTCACAACTTACTGAATACATAGCAATATATGATTTGATAACTCGTCTGAAATATACACAATCGCAAACGACATTGACTTTTCAACAGAGAAAAGAAAATGTTTCTGATGCGTTTGTTTTGAACCACAAGTATAAAGATTTAGTTAAAGATAAAGTAGTATTATTGATAGATGATGTAATTACCACCGGTGCTACGATAGAAGCTGTGGGAAGAGTTCTGAA carries:
- a CDS encoding double zinc ribbon domain-containing protein; this translates as MLLKQNLLKPILDFIFPPVCFLCQKIIDDGDGKICTECWNSFTVVSDTHPDYIILQNRFTSGGVIEDFTSPFLFEKEGKFQEAIHLLKYKGIKSVGLKLGLAVVEKINQNSFGTIDIVAPVPLHKLKLRERGYNQTDFICKGISQLTEYIAIYDLITRLKYTQSQTTLTFQQRKENVSDAFVLNHKYKDLVKDKVVLLIDDVITTGATIEAVGRVL